A stretch of the Paenibacillus dendritiformis genome encodes the following:
- a CDS encoding FtsW/RodA/SpoVE family cell cycle protein: MLNKLKRIDWVIVGILLVFSVFSPLVIYSATHGGDPSFANTAMKTVVFFAAGFVVMFATALFDYRILLKIWPITMGVTILLLVGIFFFGSNLNGAIGWYNIGAFSFQPAEIAKIALIFALAQLLGRRGGDPLTFTKDLVPVALVTLVPFTLVVVQPDLGNAIIYIVIFIGMLWIGGIKLRHVLIGLLAVSLLAGSVYVAFTTFREETKAFFTDVVKHQHWFTRIDTFINPSLASSDANHQSKYAMIAIGSGGLSGDGYMKGELKRRSFIPYTYSDAIFVVIGEEFGFQGSSILLLLYFLLIYRMILIAFQCFDLRGSYIIIGIVSMFVFQILENIGMMIGLMPVTGITLPFISYGGTSLLLNMFCIGLVMSIRIYQEKYQIED; encoded by the coding sequence TTGCTGAACAAACTAAAACGGATCGATTGGGTTATCGTTGGAATTTTGCTTGTGTTTTCGGTTTTCAGCCCGCTTGTCATTTATAGTGCGACCCACGGGGGAGATCCGAGCTTTGCCAATACCGCGATGAAGACGGTTGTTTTCTTTGCGGCCGGCTTTGTCGTCATGTTCGCAACCGCGTTGTTCGATTACCGGATTCTGCTGAAAATATGGCCGATTACGATGGGAGTAACGATCCTGTTGCTCGTCGGCATCTTCTTTTTCGGCTCCAATCTGAACGGCGCAATCGGCTGGTACAATATTGGAGCGTTCTCGTTCCAGCCAGCGGAGATAGCCAAGATTGCGCTTATTTTCGCTTTGGCCCAGCTGCTGGGACGGCGCGGCGGGGATCCGCTTACGTTCACCAAAGACTTGGTGCCGGTGGCGCTTGTCACGCTGGTGCCGTTCACGCTCGTCGTTGTCCAGCCGGATTTGGGCAACGCCATCATCTATATTGTGATTTTCATCGGCATGCTCTGGATCGGGGGGATTAAGCTGCGGCATGTGCTGATTGGTCTCCTGGCCGTCTCTCTGCTGGCCGGGTCGGTCTATGTCGCCTTCACGACATTCCGGGAAGAGACCAAGGCGTTTTTTACCGATGTCGTCAAGCATCAGCACTGGTTCACGCGCATCGATACGTTCATTAATCCGTCCTTGGCATCGTCGGATGCCAATCATCAATCCAAATACGCCATGATCGCGATCGGTTCCGGAGGGTTGTCCGGAGACGGGTATATGAAGGGGGAATTGAAGCGAAGAAGCTTCATTCCGTACACGTACTCGGACGCGATCTTCGTCGTCATCGGGGAGGAATTCGGCTTCCAAGGCTCATCGATCCTGCTGCTGCTCTACTTCTTGCTGATATACAGGATGATTCTCATCGCCTTCCAGTGCTTTGACTTGAGGGGCTCCTATATCATCATCGGCATCGTATCCATGTTCGTCTTTCAGATTCTTGAAAATATCGGCATGATGATCGGTCTGATGCCGGTGACGGGGATTACGCTGCCCTTCATCAGCTACGGCGGAACTTCCTTGTTGCTGAATATGTTTTGCATCGGGTTGGTGATGAGCATACGGATATATCAAGAGAAGTATCAGATTGAAGATTGA
- a CDS encoding transposase, producing the protein MDTWKNIGTLEELMEHFPTEESCVSAIFALKWPHGYRCPKCRHVRAYFIRTRRLPLYECRDCGHQTSLIAGTILEGSRTSLRKWIVAIWLVSNPKEGINAVRLRSIIHVTYKTAWAMLHKIRTAMSCADEEERLEHRVHGFIAFNGPRLCPSVDLAPREQPIIVAASLAPNGAEHQYKMKQVNRRHMSGKLLLPCGRDRFIAEHVSAPESMISIIRQRFRVKHNSPLYTVFRQAQRWLCETFRGVSGKYLQNYLDEFCYRENAVARQAAGWGFLAAVCCADNGARHRYLTRFAASKSYARSLRAA; encoded by the coding sequence ATGGATACCTGGAAGAACATTGGCACGTTAGAGGAGTTAATGGAGCATTTCCCTACAGAAGAATCTTGCGTTTCAGCCATATTTGCGTTGAAATGGCCTCACGGCTATCGTTGCCCGAAATGCCGGCATGTTCGCGCGTATTTTATCCGGACACGACGGCTGCCTCTGTATGAATGCCGCGACTGCGGGCATCAGACATCCTTGATCGCGGGCACGATCCTTGAGGGCAGCAGAACTTCCTTGCGGAAATGGATCGTTGCCATTTGGCTTGTCTCCAATCCAAAGGAAGGGATTAATGCGGTCAGACTTCGTTCGATTATCCATGTTACCTACAAGACGGCGTGGGCGATGCTCCATAAGATTCGTACCGCCATGAGCTGTGCCGATGAAGAGGAGCGGCTCGAACATCGTGTGCATGGCTTTATTGCCTTTAATGGCCCTCGTCTTTGTCCGAGTGTTGATCTCGCTCCGCGGGAGCAGCCGATTATTGTGGCGGCCTCGCTGGCTCCGAATGGGGCGGAACATCAGTATAAAATGAAGCAGGTTAACCGGCGTCACATGTCGGGCAAGCTGCTGCTTCCTTGCGGCCGCGACCGCTTTATCGCCGAACATGTCTCTGCTCCCGAATCCATGATATCCATAATCCGCCAGCGCTTTCGAGTCAAGCATAACAGTCCATTATATACAGTGTTCAGACAAGCACAACGATGGCTCTGCGAGACGTTTCGCGGGGTAAGCGGAAAGTATTTGCAGAATTATTTGGATGAATTTTGTTACCGTGAAAATGCCGTCGCTCGCCAAGCCGCTGGCTGGGGGTTCTTGGCCGCGGTATGCTGTGCCGATAACGGGGCCAGGCACCGGTACTTAACGAGATTCGCCGCCTCAAAATCTTACGCCCGTTCTCTTAGAGCTGCCTAA